Proteins encoded within one genomic window of Oncorhynchus keta strain PuntledgeMale-10-30-2019 chromosome 12, Oket_V2, whole genome shotgun sequence:
- the LOC118391109 gene encoding uncharacterized protein LOC118391109 — protein sequence MAEVRLKFSNGVYRILQNTYHQLPLRIEGNQAKGAIQATSLLTEYRSGEAQDDHDNTARADNLTRLPFLGSPEETLRTENSRPLSRLTKGGFKIGFCHDLMSKCGEGVLQLGSEWMNNLSDSEDIRVLDSASRWFYLSSPHLADTQVHVIASRASSWKRNGLVTATITQTRREQRRSLCMVRFAIGQSRFSLRQSHEQLFVRAYGNGNMSEPLYKSRTAYYEILQVSPTATQAQIKTAYYKQSFVYHPDKNAGSEEATNRFSNISEAYNVLGNKGLRKKYDRGILSQGDVTGASKPSAKDTKSSSSQPTREARQTSALGIDSKNIFDFDNFIKSHYKSQLMREEELRVRKEEIMRKKEAIKDQEMGKMMEMAVGVLVIIAVSILVNLKRGGN from the coding sequence ATGGCGGAGGTCAGACTGAAATTTAGTAATGGAGTCTACAGAATTCTTCAAAATACATATCATCAGTTGCCTCTGAGGATTGAGGGCAACCAAGCTAAAGGCGCAATACAAGCCACAAGCTTGCTGACAGAATATCGGTCTGGCGAAGCTCAAGATGACCATGATAATACAGCTAGGGCCGACAACTTGACACGGTTGCCGTTTCTCGGAAGTCCTGAGGAGACTTTAAGAACGGAGAACTCAAGGCCCCTCAGCAGACTCACCAAAGGTGGATTTAAGATTGGATTTTGCCACGACCTTATGTCAAAATGCGGTGAGGGGGTATTACAGTTAGGTTCTGAATGGATGAATAACTTGTCGGACAGCGAGGATATAAGAGTACTCGATAGTGCTTCAAGGTGGTTTTATCTCAGTTCACCTCACCTGGCCGACACACAAGTCCATGTTATTGCCTCTAGAGCTTCAAGCTGGAAAAGAAACGGTCTCGTGACGGCCACCATAACTCAAACCAGGCGCGAGCAGAGAAGATCTCTGTGTATGGTGCGATTTGCCATCGGACAGTCGCGCTTTAGTTTGCGACAGTCTCATGAGCAGTTATTTGTGAGAGCTTATGGCAACGGCAACATGTCTGAGCCCCTATATAAAAGCAGAACGGCATATTATGAAATCCTCCAGGTGTCTCCAACCGCCACGCAAGCTCAGATCAAGACGGCTTACTACAAGCAGTCTTTCGTCTACCACCCAGATAAGAATGCAGGCAGTGAAGAGGCTACGAACCGCTTCTCCAACATCAGCGAGGCTTACAACGTGTTGGGCAACAAGGGACTGAGGAAGAAATACGACCGAGGCATTCTGAGTCAGGGAGACGTTACTGGAGCGAGCAAACCTTCCGCGAAGGACACCAAGAGCTCCTCATCTCAGCCAACGAGGGAGGCACGCCAGACTTCCGCCTTGGGGATAGACAGCAAGAACATTTTCGACTTTGACAACTTCATCAAATCCCACTATAAATCCCAGCTCATGAGAGAGGAGGAGCTGCGAGTTAGGAAGGAAGAGATTATGAGGAAGAAAGAGGCCATCAAAGATCAGGAGATGGGCAAGATGATGGAGATGGCTGTGGGAGTGTTGGTCATAATAGCGGTGTCTATTCTGGTCAACTTGAAACGGGGAGGAAATTGA